The genomic segment GGCGGCGCTCTCCGGGGAGGCGGCGCCGGTGGGGCGCCGGACCTTCTTCGCCATGGAGCACTCCCATTGGTGGAAGGACGGCGTCAAGACCAAACTCAACCCGGTACCGGAGATTCCCGCCTTGACGGCGGCCATACGCGGTGACCTGTGGTTCGTCGACGGCACCGCCGGAGAGGAGCTCTACAACATGGAGCAGGATCCCCGGCAGCTGGACAACCTGGCTCCCGACGCCGAGGCGGTGGCGGGCTTCAAGACCGAGGTGAGGGAACGGGTCGTGCGCCGGGCGCCGGAGTTCTTGCGTGAAGACGACGACGAGCTGGAGAAGGAGCTGCGTTCGCTGGGGTATCTCTGATGCCGGGCCGAAGCCGACGGTCGACCCTGAAAACGGATCTGCTGGCAGCTCTGCTGGCGGCGGTGCTGACGGCGGCGGTGGCGGCGTCCTTCGCTTGGTCCACCGGCATCGAGCTGTGGCATAACGACGGCCTCGACTACGCTCAGATCGGCCGCGAGTTCGCCTCCGGCAACGGCCTCGCCTCGCGCCAGGCCATCTACGCGCTCCACCTGCGCTTCCTGGGGGAGCACGATCTCCTCGACCAGCCCTGGCCCAACCTGCATCGCTTTCCGCTGCCGGCCCTCACCCTGGGGCTCTTCTTCCTGCTTTTCGGCGCCACCAGCGGGGTGGTGGTGGCCCACGGCATCACCGCCCTCGCCGCCACCTCCGGCGTCCTCCACCTGTGGGCCCGGAGAGCGTTGGGCCCGTGGCCGGCGGTGGCCGCCAGTGCTCTCGTGGCCTTCAACGGCGAGCTCTTCTACAACGTCCAGGCGGGAATGCCCGAGGCCTGGGTGGCTCTGTGGGTGACCCTCGCTCTCTATTGGCTGTGGCGTCCCGGCGGACCGCTGGCGCCTCCTTCTTCCGATCCGGTAGCTTCTGTGGACTCCCGGAAGCTGCTGCGCGGGGCGCTGGCCGGCGCCGCCCTCGGGCTGGCGGTGCTCTCCCGCACCAACGCGGTGACGGTGGTGCCGGTGTTGCTCCTGGCCCTCATCCCTTGGAAGCAGGTTCCGTGGCGGCGGATGCGCTGGAAGGAGCTGCGGCAGGGATTGAGGGACGATCCGGCGACCCGCAGGTTGCTGCGCCAGCGCGCCGCCCTGGGCGGTCTGCTGCTGGGCGGCCTGCTGCTGGTGATGGCGCCGTGGATGGTGCGCAATCTCGCCCTCACCGGCAAGCCCACCTTCTCCCTCCACACCTATTATCTGGTGCCCTCCGGTGCGGTGAAGGGGGAGACGAAGAAGGATTATTCCCTGCGCTGGGTACGGGATTTCGTGCCGCCGCTGGAGTACGCCCGCGCCCACCCGAGAGCCCTGATCGACAAGTGGGTGCACAATGGGGAAAAGGCCCTGCGGGGCTATCCCACCTTCGGTGCCACGTTCCTTCTGGCCTTCCTACCCTGGCTTGCCTTCCGCCGCCGCTGGGGCGGTCCACTGCAGCGTACGGCGGTGGTGGTGTGCGGCGCCTTCGTCGCCAACGCCCTGCTGTGCAATCTCACCGACGTCAATCCACCACGCTACTACTACCACCTGCTGCCGGCGATGATGTTGGTGGCGGTGGCGGTGGTCCAGCGGTGGACCGGGACGGCGAGGGATAAGTCTTCTTCCCGGGGCTGGGGCTTGAGCCTGCGGGGCGTCGTGGCGGCGGGGTTGTTGGTCGTCCTGGCCAACCCACCGGCGCTGGCGGCGTCGCTTCAGAAGGTCGCACGCAAGGGCGAGGTGCGGCTCGACCTGGAGCAGATGGCCGCCCTGGAGGCCGCCACCGATCCGGACGCGGTGATCTTCTCCGACCGCTCGGCCCAGGTGACCTGGTACACCGGCCGCCGCAGCGTCCGCTTCCATCACACCCGCGACTCCAAGGGCCGTCGCGTCGCTGCGGTGCTGGAGCTCGACCGCGACCTGGTCCCCATCGACGCCATCTATCTCTCCGGGCCTTTCCTGGATCATCCCAAACGCGGGAAGCTCTGGACTCGCCTGCAAAAACGCCCCGAGTTCCGGCGCCTCTTCGAGTGTCAGGAGCCGTTTGGGGACGGGGCGGTGATCTGCCGGCGACGGGGCTGAACTCGCGAGCTGAGGCGGGCTTTTCAGGGGGTGGTACCCACTTGTTGGTTTGCTGTCCCGAAACAGGCCGGAGCCGGCTGGAAGCCGGCGCTCCCAGGTCTCGATTCCGCAGGGGGTACCCAAGTTCTGGTTGGCGCTCCCAGGTCTCGATTCCGCAGGGGGTACCCAAGTTCTGGTTGGCGCTCCCAGGTCTCGATTCCGCAGGGGGTACCCGAGTTCTGGTTGGGCCTGTCTCTAGTCTTCCCCGTCTTGGGCAGCCACTGCCTCGGGCTCGTCCGCTTGCAGGGACTGAGCCTCCCCGCCCACCATGCGCACCGGCATGGGGTTGGTGATGGAGCCGGTGTAGAGGGTGCGGTGGGGGAAGGGGATCTCGATGCCAGCCTGGTCGAAGGCGCGCTTGACGTCGAAGGCGATGTGGTTCTTGAGCTCGATGTAGCGCTCGCGCTCGGCCCAGACGGAGAATTGGAGGTTGACGGCGGAGTCGGCGAAGGCGCCGAAGAAGAGCTGGGGCTCGGGCTCCTGGAGGCAGAGGGGGCTTTCCTCGGCGACCTGGAAGAGGACATTGCGGACCTTCTCCAGGTCTTCCTTGTAGGCGACGCCCACCTGGAGATCGACGCGGCGAATGGGGAAGCGGGTGAGGTTGACCACCTCCGCCTTCATCAGGTTCTCGTTGGGGATGCGGACGAAGAGGTTGTCGAAGGTGCGCAGCTTGGTGGAGAGCAGATCGATGGTGAGCACTTCGCCGGTGGTGCCACCGATGCGCACGAGATCGCCCACCACGAAGGGGCGCTCGCCGTAGAGGAAGAGGCCGCTGATGAGGTTCGAGGCGGAGGTTTGGGAGGCGAAGCCGAGGGCGACGGTGAGAATGCCGGCGGCGCCGAGAAGAACGCTGAGGTCGAAGCCCAGCTCCCGCAGCGCCGAGATGAAAGCCAGGCCGAAGACCCCCCAATAG from the Acidobacteriota bacterium genome contains:
- a CDS encoding mechanosensitive ion channel family protein yields the protein MTDIFDQLWIQLEDKFRTFIEQLPIAAGIRAAFILLFGALLARWISATAVRLLSRISDRQQRLLIRRLSYWGVFGLAFISALRELGFDLSVLLGAAGILTVALGFASQTSASNLISGLFLYGERPFVVGDLVRIGGTTGEVLTIDLLSTKLRTFDNLFVRIPNENLMKAEVVNLTRFPIRRVDLQVGVAYKEDLEKVRNVLFQVAEESPLCLQEPEPQLFFGAFADSAVNLQFSVWAERERYIELKNHIAFDVKRAFDQAGIEIPFPHRTLYTGSITNPMPVRMVGGEAQSLQADEPEAVAAQDGED